The sequence TCTCCAGAAAAAGCTAAGGCAGTGACAATTTCTGGAGAAGCTATAAAAGCATGTGTTTTTGGGTTTCCATCATTACGAGATGAAAAATTTCTATTAAAAGAATGAATAATTGTATTTTTTACGTTTTTTTTATTTCCCTTTCTTACCCATTGTCCAATACAAGGGCCACAAGCATTAGAAAAAATTTTAGCTCCGATTTCTTTAAAAATAGATAAAAAACCTTTCTCTTTCATGAGAGAATAAATTTTATTGGATCCTGGTGATACCATATATTCTGAATGAATTTTCAATTTTTTCTTTTTGGCCTGTTGAATAATGGATATTGCCTTTGAAAAATCTTCATAAGAAGAATTTGTGCATGAACCAACTAATCCTACCTCAATTTTTGTTTTCCAGTTATTTTTAGAAGCTTCCTCTTTCATTTTAGAAATAGGAGTCGCTTTATCTGGAGTAAAAGGACCATTGATATGGGGCTCTAAAATATTTAAATCTATTTTTACTACTTTATCATAGTAATTACATGGTTTTTGATAAACTTCTGAATCTGCTTTTAAAAAATCTTTGATGTTTTCTATCATTAGAGAGACCTGATTTCTCCCATTTTTATTCAAGAAATCTTTCATTTTATTATCATCATAAGGAAATAAAGATGAGGTCGCACCTATTTCTGCTCCCATATTACAGATTGTTGCTTTTCCAACACAAGAAATACTATCAATTCCTTCTCCAAAATATTCAATAATATGATTTTTAGCTCCTGAAACTCCAATCATTCCAGACAATTTTAAGATCACATCTTTAGGAGAAGTCCACCCATTAATCTTTCCGATTAAATTTACTCCAAGTATTTGAGGTAATTTTAATTCTAAATACGATCCAGACATCACTTCAGCTGCATCAGCTCCTCCAACTCCTATTGCTAGCATCCCTAATCCTCCAGCATTAGGAGTATGAGAATCTGTTCCTATAATCAAACCTCCAGGAAATGCATAATTTTCTAGAATAATCTGATGAATAATTCCTGATCCAGGTTTCCAAAAATCTATTTTATATTTATGAGATGCAGATCTCAAGAAATTATAGATTTCTTCATTTTTTTCTATAGCATTTCTTAAATCTAAATCTGAACCATATTGAGCCGATATGAGATGATCACAATGAATAGATGTCGGAATACACGTTTTGCATTTTTTAGTTTGCATAAATTGAAGCAAAGTCATTTGCGCTGTTGCATCTTGCATTACAATACGATCAGGTAATAAATCCATGTAATATTTATTTCTTAAATTCTTATTATCTTTAAAAAAAGGTTCTAGCTTTTTTATTTCATCAACTAAGTGAGAATATAGAATTTTTTCCGAATAAGTCATAGGGTGATCTATCACTTTCCTAATTTTTCCAATTTTATACGAAAAATTTGTATAAAAATTTCGAATTCTATCAAGATCGAAGACCATAAAATTTTTCTATTTTGAAAAGAATATACATAAATTATGTTTCGTTTAAAAAAACATTGATTTTTTCGTAAAAATCTATGGGGTTGTCTATATGTATCCAATGATCAGATTTTCTCACAGTCCAAATTTTAGATTTTGGAAATAGCTTCCGTATATTATTATGATCTTTATCAAGAATATAATTAGAATACTCTCCTCGCAAAAATAGTGTAGAACCATAATATAAACCATTTTTTATTTCTTGACGAATTAAAAAATCATAATTTTTTTCAATATTCAATAAAGAAAAATGGAAACATAGTTTTCCATTTTTTTGTTTTTGAGTACATTTAGAAAAAAATGACCTGATCTTTAGATCAGAAATCCATTTTTTTAAAAATAGATCAAGATCTTTTCTAGTGTGAATAATATTGAAATCCACTTTTTTTAAAATGTGAATTAATTTTTTTTGATTGGAATCTATGTAAGCCTTAGGACTAATATCCACAATTATAATTTTTTTTGGAATCGTAGGATACTTTATAGAGAACTTCATTACGGCCCTTCCTCCCATAGAATGTCCCAATAATATAGGATGATTTAATCCATAATAATAGACATATTCTAATATATCTTTTGATATAATATCGTAATTCATTTTTTCGGAAATGAAACTTTTTCCATGATTTCTCATATCCAATAGATGAATTTGATAATTGTTTTCAAATTTCCTAGCAAAAGAAATCCAATTATCTCCATTTCCAAACAATCCATGAAAAACTAAAATGGGAGAACCAGAACCGTAAATTCTAGAATGCAGTATCATTTTTTTATATTTTTTTTTACTTTACAAAGTCTTTTCAAATAACTCTGTATTGTATTTTCTAGTCCCATATATATAGATTCGATAATTAAAGCATGTCCAATTGACACCTCTGATAAATTTGGTATTTTTTCAATTAAAAAAGAAATATTATCTAAATTTAAATCATGTCCAGCATTAATTGACATATGATGAAACACAACCATTTTCGCTGTATTAACATATGGATCAATGCAATTCCATTTTTTATTCGCATATCCTATGGAAAAAGGTCCAGTATATAATTCTACCCTATCCGCTCCCGTTTTAGAGGCATATGAAACCAGTTCTGGTTTCGGATCTAAAAAAATAGAAGTCCGAATTCCATAATCTTTTAGTGTTTTAATTTTACCAGTCAAAAAATCCTGATATAAAAAAGTATTCCACCCAGAATTTGACGTTATTGCGTACTCAGAATCAGGAACTAAAGTAACTTGTGTTGGTTTCACATCTAATACTAGTTTCATAAATTTTTCAGTAGGATTTCCTTCTACGTTCAATTCTGTTGAAATTACAGAACTTATGTCATATACATCCTTATATGTAATATGTCTTTCATCAGGACGTGGATGTATAGTAATCCCATGGCATCCAAATTTCTGAACATCTATTGCAACTTGAACAACATTGGGGATATTCCCTCCTCTTGCATTTCTTAATATAGCTATCTTGTTTAAATTAACACTTAATCTTACCATTGTTTTAGAAATTCTTTTTTGGGAACTTGTGTTGTTACTTCTAAATCAAATTCTTTAGCCGCTGTTAATAAATGATCGAAAACGCTAGCTTGTATCTGTTCATATTTAATAGATTCAGAAGTATTCGTGAAACAATATAATTCTACGGGTAACCCATAAGGAGTAGGTTCTAAATGTCTAACCATCAAAGTTTCTGATTGTGATATTTTTGGATGTTGTGATAAATATTCCAATGCATATTGACGAAAAATACCAATATTTGTTAATCTTCTTCCATTAATATTATTGATACTTACATCAATATTTCTTTCTTTATTGAAAAGATCTATCTTTTCTTGTTTTTTTTGTATATAACTTTTTATTAAATAAATATGTTGAAATTTTTTTAATTTACATGAATTACAAAAATAAAAAGATTGAATATTGAATAAAATAGATCTTTTAATTCTACGTATATTTTTTTGACGCATAAATTCAAAATTAGTAACAGCTGTGGAAATTAAATCATAAGTAGGGACACTAGTAATAGTTTTATCAAAATTTTCTATTTTTGCGGAAGTTAAATTAATTTCAATCACCGTTCCTTCTATATTGTATTTAGGAATTCGAATCCAGTCTCCCACTTTTATCATTTTTGTAGAAGCCATTTGTACTCCTGAAACAAATCCAAGTATAGTATCTCTAAATACCAATATCACAAAAGCCGTTATAGCTCCTAAACTAGTCAAAACAGTAATCAGATCATTCTTTGTAAGAATAGCAATAATAATCAAAATACAAAATATTATGGATATAATTTTCAGTAATTGTGAAAAAGAACGAACTGCTATGGTTTGATGATTATTTTCACTTGTAGCTATTCTCATAATAGAATTCACTACTCGAATTAAAAACTGTAAAACAATTAGAACGAATAATATATCAAATATTTTTTCTAAATAAATGATAATCGTATGATAGTCATTAAAAAATGGTTTAA comes from Blattabacterium cuenoti BPAA and encodes:
- a CDS encoding aconitate hydratase codes for the protein MVFDLDRIRNFYTNFSYKIGKIRKVIDHPMTYSEKILYSHLVDEIKKLEPFFKDNKNLRNKYYMDLLPDRIVMQDATAQMTLLQFMQTKKCKTCIPTSIHCDHLISAQYGSDLDLRNAIEKNEEIYNFLRSASHKYKIDFWKPGSGIIHQIILENYAFPGGLIIGTDSHTPNAGGLGMLAIGVGGADAAEVMSGSYLELKLPQILGVNLIGKINGWTSPKDVILKLSGMIGVSGAKNHIIEYFGEGIDSISCVGKATICNMGAEIGATSSLFPYDDNKMKDFLNKNGRNQVSLMIENIKDFLKADSEVYQKPCNYYDKVVKIDLNILEPHINGPFTPDKATPISKMKEEASKNNWKTKIEVGLVGSCTNSSYEDFSKAISIIQQAKKKKLKIHSEYMVSPGSNKIYSLMKEKGFLSIFKEIGAKIFSNACGPCIGQWVRKGNKKNVKNTIIHSFNRNFSSRNDGNPKTHAFIASPEIVTALAFSGDLTFDPRKDMLKNEMNEYVKFEEPKSMETPTRNFNLEELGYESFSKEENIKKRSVIINKNSKRLQVLSPFLPWNGNDFLNVRLLIKIKGKCTTDHISMAGPWLKYRGHLEMISKNLLMGAVNAFNQEKNKIKNIITGNYGTVYEISKFYQSKNILTLIVGEENYGEGSSREHAAMEPRFLGVRIVLVKSFSRIHETNLKKQGILALTFLNSDDYYKIQEGDIFHFYIKKICPNKNIEIELIHKSGYKEKIIAHHSYNEKQIQWFKAGSSLNFIKNQQT
- a CDS encoding alpha/beta fold hydrolase, which encodes MILHSRIYGSGSPILVFHGLFGNGDNWISFARKFENNYQIHLLDMRNHGKSFISEKMNYDIISKDILEYVYYYGLNHPILLGHSMGGRAVMKFSIKYPTIPKKIIIVDISPKAYIDSNQKKLIHILKKVDFNIIHTRKDLDLFLKKWISDLKIRSFFSKCTQKQKNGKLCFHFSLLNIEKNYDFLIRQEIKNGLYYGSTLFLRGEYSNYILDKDHNNIRKLFPKSKIWTVRKSDHWIHIDNPIDFYEKINVFLNET
- a CDS encoding pyridoxine 5'-phosphate synthase, with amino-acid sequence MVRLSVNLNKIAILRNARGGNIPNVVQVAIDVQKFGCHGITIHPRPDERHITYKDVYDISSVISTELNVEGNPTEKFMKLVLDVKPTQVTLVPDSEYAITSNSGWNTFLYQDFLTGKIKTLKDYGIRTSIFLDPKPELVSYASKTGADRVELYTGPFSIGYANKKWNCIDPYVNTAKMVVFHHMSINAGHDLNLDNISFLIEKIPNLSEVSIGHALIIESIYMGLENTIQSYLKRLCKVKKNIKK
- a CDS encoding mechanosensitive ion channel family protein; its protein translation is MIFKIQGIYDIVNLDLKKWGAITLIIIGKILFFTIILIILEFIFNRGVRFLVRRIVNSTHFVWDNILYENKVFDSLSHFFPLSIGLILIKPFFNDYHTIIIYLEKIFDILFVLIVLQFLIRVVNSIMRIATSENNHQTIAVRSFSQLLKIISIIFCILIIIAILTKNDLITVLTSLGAITAFVILVFRDTILGFVSGVQMASTKMIKVGDWIRIPKYNIEGTVIEINLTSAKIENFDKTITSVPTYDLISTAVTNFEFMRQKNIRRIKRSILFNIQSFYFCNSCKLKKFQHIYLIKSYIQKKQEKIDLFNKERNIDVSINNINGRRLTNIGIFRQYALEYLSQHPKISQSETLMVRHLEPTPYGLPVELYCFTNTSESIKYEQIQASVFDHLLTAAKEFDLEVTTQVPKKEFLKQW